A single Chloroflexota bacterium DNA region contains:
- a CDS encoding carbohydrate ABC transporter permease, with product MKPRSRQRLRRVVLIALQMLVLIIVLIPFFWMFSVSLKPANEPFAIPARLWPDNPTIENYKTAFQPEFRRYFLNSAIISLATIVISISVGLLAAYSFSRFQIRGFGFLLVAIILAQMFPVATIIIPIFKMVREAGLLNTYFGLIIAYITITLPVSIWMLLGFIGNIPPDLEESAMIDGASRFQAFWKVVVPLARPGIVATAVWIVVVTWQEFMFALAFTQTREMRTVSVGMNDYIGQYGIRYGELMASSVMFSIPIVVVFFILQRQFVAGLTAGATKG from the coding sequence ATGAAGCCCAGGTCCCGGCAGCGCCTGCGACGGGTTGTGCTGATAGCGCTGCAGATGTTGGTCCTGATCATCGTTCTCATCCCCTTCTTCTGGATGTTCAGTGTGTCGCTCAAGCCTGCCAACGAACCGTTCGCTATCCCGGCCCGCCTTTGGCCCGATAACCCGACCATCGAGAACTACAAGACTGCTTTTCAGCCAGAGTTCCGGCGCTACTTCCTGAACAGCGCCATCATTTCTTTGGCGACCATTGTTATCTCGATCAGCGTCGGGCTGTTGGCTGCCTATAGCTTCAGCCGGTTTCAAATCAGGGGTTTTGGCTTCTTGCTTGTCGCCATCATCCTCGCTCAAATGTTCCCGGTCGCGACAATCATCATCCCTATCTTCAAGATGGTACGAGAGGCAGGATTGCTCAACACCTACTTTGGCCTGATAATCGCCTACATTACCATCACATTACCCGTTTCCATCTGGATGCTGCTCGGATTCATCGGCAATATTCCCCCTGATCTTGAAGAATCGGCCATGATCGACGGCGCCAGTAGGTTCCAGGCATTCTGGAAAGTGGTCGTGCCACTGGCCCGTCCCGGCATCGTGGCCACGGCAGTGTGGATCGTCGTCGTGACCTGGCAGGAATTCATGTTTGCCCTGGCGTTCACCCAAACCAGGGAGATGCGGACTGTGTCTGTGGGCATGAATGATTATATTGGTCAATATGGCATTCGCTATGGGGAACTCATGGCCAGCTCGGTCATGTTCTCGATTCCCATCGTCGTCGTGTTCTTCATCCTGCAACGCCAGTTTGTGGCAGGGCTGACCGCAGGCGCGACGAAGGGCTAA
- a CDS encoding sugar ABC transporter permease has product MTAQPAKSTRSDRRHWGRGAYSGREALLALAFLVPAVILVGLLMYYPMILAFVESLYETSFLNPEPEFIGLQNYRDMLQDGGFWQVVRNSLFWTIGVVLFQNVIGMAVAILFNQDLPFRGLSRTLVLLPWVLPGIVAAILWRFMYDPQLGLINSILISLGLVDKSIPWLAQPSTAMLAVIIAAVWKGFPFSTVIYLAALQIVDEEQLEAAQIDGANAVQRFRYVSIPAMVHIIFLNLLLTTIFTFNYFDMIWVTTKGGPINRTHIFPTTIFQIGFGEFRFGEAAAYGVVAVLLLAGLAVLYILQLRTGDDRI; this is encoded by the coding sequence ATGACTGCACAACCTGCGAAATCCACACGATCTGATAGAAGGCATTGGGGCCGCGGCGCATACTCAGGCCGGGAGGCCCTGCTGGCATTGGCCTTTCTGGTGCCGGCGGTCATTCTTGTCGGCCTGCTCATGTATTACCCAATGATCCTCGCGTTCGTCGAGAGCCTGTATGAGACCTCTTTTCTCAACCCGGAGCCTGAATTCATCGGCCTGCAGAATTACCGGGATATGCTCCAGGACGGCGGCTTCTGGCAGGTCGTGAGGAATTCCCTTTTCTGGACCATCGGAGTCGTTCTGTTCCAGAACGTGATCGGTATGGCCGTGGCCATTCTGTTCAATCAGGATCTGCCGTTTCGAGGTCTGTCGCGGACCCTGGTGCTCTTACCGTGGGTGCTCCCCGGCATCGTCGCTGCGATTCTATGGCGATTTATGTACGATCCTCAACTGGGCCTGATCAACTCCATACTGATTAGTCTGGGTTTGGTTGATAAGAGCATCCCGTGGCTAGCGCAGCCTTCGACCGCGATGTTGGCAGTGATCATCGCCGCCGTCTGGAAAGGCTTTCCATTCTCGACCGTTATCTATCTCGCCGCCCTTCAGATCGTGGATGAAGAGCAGTTGGAGGCCGCCCAGATCGACGGGGCCAATGCCGTGCAGCGTTTCAGGTACGTGTCGATTCCGGCCATGGTACATATCATCTTCCTGAATTTGCTGCTAACGACCATTTTCACCTTCAATTATTTTGACATGATCTGGGTGACAACCAAGGGTGGGCCCATAAACCGCACCCATATCTTCCCAACTACCATTTTCCAGATCGGATTCGGAGAATTTCGTTTTGGTGAGGCAGCAGCCTATGGCGTCGTGGCTGTCTTGCTTTTGGCGGGTCTTGCCGTGCTTTATATTCTCCAGCTGCGGACCGGAGATGATCGGATATGA